The following nucleotide sequence is from Candidatus Binataceae bacterium.
AATGCCGGATTTTTATTTAGTTTGTTTTGCAGTTCCTGAGGAAAAGCGAGGTCTGTATTTTTCTTTGACTCAACTTTCAGGCCGGCCTTTTCCACTTCGATCGCCTGATGAACGTAGCCTTTCAAAATGGCTTCCATCTTGGCTATTTCTCGAACACTGTAGAATCGAATCTGCCGCCCGACATGTGTATTCGGCCCGGTTTTGACCAGGACACCGTCGGTATCCTTCAGCAACGCGCCTTTGAAAAATAGCAGAGCACAGTATTCTTTGAATCCCTGGATTACGACGATGTTTTTGTTCTCAAACGCG
It contains:
- a CDS encoding YdeI/OmpD-associated family protein codes for the protein MGPAPKVKHPVVKNSKVDAYLARVKKWQGETAKLRTIVLDCGLSEELKWGKPCYAFENKNIVVIQGFKEYCALLFFKGALLKDTDGVLVKTGPNTHVGRQIRFYSVREIAKMEAILKGYVHQAIEVEKAGLKVESKKNTDLAFPQELQNKLNKNPAFKSAFYALTPGRQRAYVFHFSAAKQSKTRESRIEKCTPQILGGKGLND